A DNA window from Primulina tabacum isolate GXHZ01 chromosome 12, ASM2559414v2, whole genome shotgun sequence contains the following coding sequences:
- the LOC142520861 gene encoding uncharacterized protein LOC142520861, whose product MHLKVAKNMKTEAEQPFKKANMVRSTWVKNANESMRIAITISIGMILGFFIGVSFPSLPTKLNVLPALGCDIPMLGNESNVDNNQQMNASHSLPVNSNNSSNGNWSSDGLPKIWVPSNPKGAERLPPDIVASESDFYPRRLWGKPSEDLTSKPKYLVTFTVGYDQRTNIDAAVKKFSDNFTIVLFHYDGRTNEWDEFEWSRRAIHVSVKKQTKWWYAKRFLHPDIVAPYDYIFVWDEDLGVKNFDAEEYIKIVKKHGLEISQPGLDPSRGITWQMTKRRPDLEAHLETEERPGWCSDPHLPPCAAFVEIMAPVFSRDAWRCVWHMIQNDLVHGWGLDLALQKCVEPANEKIGVVDAQWIVHQGVPSLGNQGQSENGKSPWQGVRERCRSEWAMFRSRMENSEKAYYNSIKMDSSNFTTQR is encoded by the exons ATGCATTTGAAAGTGGCTAAAAACAtgaaaacagaagcagaacagCCATTTAAAAAGGCGAATATGGTGCGCAG CACTTGGGTCAAAAACGCAAATGAAAGTATGAGGATTGCTATTACTATTAGTATTGGAATGATTTTAGGTTTCTTCATAGGAGTATCATTTCCATCACTTCCAACAAAG TTAAATGTATTGCCCGCTTTAGGGTGTGACATCCCTATGCTCGGAAATGAAAGTAACGTCGACAATAACCAGCAAATGAATGCTAGTCATTCTTTACCTGTGAATAGCAATAACAGCTCTAATGGAAACTGGAGTTCTGATGGCTTACCAAAG ATTTGGGTGCCGTCGAACCCAAAGGGAGCAGAAAGGTTGCCTCCAGACATCGTTGCATCCGAATCAGATTTTTATCCTCGAAGATTGTGGGGAAAACCAAGTGAG GACTTGACCAGCAAACCTAAATATCTTGTGACATTTACTGTTGGCTACGATCAAAGGACTAACATCGATGCAGCAGTGAAAAAG TTTTCAGATAATTTTACAATCGTTTTGTTTCATTATGATGGCCGAACAAACGAATGGGATGAGTTCGAGTGGTCCAGACGAGCTATTCATGTTAGTGTTAAAAAACAGACAAAATG gTGGTATGCCAAACGGTTTCTGCATCCAGACATCGTTGCCCCATATGACTACATATTCGTATGGGATGAAGATCTTGGAGTCAAGAATTTTGATGCTGAAGA GTACATTAAAATTGTAAAGAAGCATGGCTTAGAAATTTCACAACCTGGTTTGGATCCTTCGAGGGGAATAACATGGCAGATGACGAAAAGAAGACCCGATCTTGAGGCTCATTT AGAAACAGAAGAGAGACCTGGCTGGTGTTCTGATCCTCATTTGCCTCCATGTGCAGC GTTTGTCGAGATCATGGCTCCTGTATTCTCTCGAGATGCCTGGCGTTGCGTGTGGCATATGATCCAG AATGATTTGGTCCATGGTTGGGGTCTGGACTTGGCTCTCCAAAAATGTGTAGAG CCTGCTAATGAAAAAATTGGGGTAGTTGATGCTCAATGGATTGTTCATCAAGGTGTTCCTAGTCTTGGAAACCAG GGGCAATCAGAGAATGGGAAGTCTCCATGGCAAGGG GTGAGGGAGAGGTGTAGAAGTGAGTGGGCAATGTTTAGATCAAGGATGGAGAATTCAGAAAAAGCTTATTACAACTCCATTAAAATGGACTCTTCCAACTTCACAACTCAAAGATAG
- the LOC142520520 gene encoding putative protein phosphatase 2C 14 isoform X1: protein MANDDSILMANVSHSRWGEIPTSALNSSSCVVSISDGGEGFGFPKGGGGSCSLKRKRPPKIEIPNVSREISADISECSSAQGQGDGAVCFSDTGVAVFSVKGKKKFMEDAHKIVSSLNDKKGFFGVYDGHGGSKAAEFVAENLHLKIFEMLENSSDKNAKLEAMKAGYLRTDEEFLKQDFSSGACCVTALIEGEEMVISNLGDCRAVLCRGGIAEVLTTDHTPAREDERQRIEDKGGYVVFHRGSWRVHGMLAVSRSIGDAHLKNWVVAEPDTKVVALSPDMEYLVLASDGLWEEVGNQEAVDVVLQACSANTHVMKSTQEIVHCCVNDISISRSPRFSFVRSRRICQHASHEKMTTYLKLGEGDLCCENTSPQFKCPRVSTAKEMNAKMTPVPSNGGDEGWMEKPVCGELVRACKDLANLAVSRGSLDDITVMIVDLRHHFKD from the exons ATGGCAAATGATGATTCAATCTTAATGGCGAACGTTTCACATTCAAGATGGGGTGAAATTCCCACCAGTGCTTTGAATTCTTCTTCTTGTGTGGTCTCTATTTCTGATGGAGGAGAGGGTTTTGGGTTTCCAAAAGGGGGTGGCGGTTCTTGTTCTTTGAAGAGAAAGAGACCCCCCAAGATTGAGATCCCTAATGTTTCTCGGGAAATTTCTGCTGATATTTCCGAGTGCAGCAGTGCTCAAGGGCAAGGAGATGGTGCTGTGTGCTTTAGTGATACCGGGGTTGCTGTTTTCTCAGTTAAGGGCAAGAAAAAGTTCATGGAAGATGCCCACAAGATTGTTTCTTCGTTAAATGATAAGAAG GGATTTTTCGGTGTGTATGATGGGCACGGGGGAAGCAAAGCTGCTGAATTTGTGGCGGAAAATTTGCATTTGAAGATTTTTGAAATGTTGGAGAATTCTTCTGACAAAAATGCGAAGTTAGAAGCTATGAAGGCAGGCTATTTGAGAACAGATGAAGAATTCTTGAAACAG GACTTCAGCAGCGGTGCATGTTGTGTCACTGCCCTGATTGAGGGAGAGGAGATGGTAATTTCAAACTTGGGAGACTGCCGAGCGGTTCTTTGCAGGGGCGGAATAGCAGAAGTTCTTACAACGGATCATACACCAGCACGAGAGGATGAACGTCAAAGAATAGAGGACAAG GGTGGATATGTAGTGTTCCATCGGGGTAGTTGGAGAGTCCATGGAATGCTTGCTGTTTCGAGAAGCATCGGGGATGCGCATTTGAAAAATTGGGTGGTGGCGGAGCCTGACACCAAGGTTGTAGCTTTGAGTCCAGACATGGAATATCTTGTTTTAGCATCTGATGGACTCTGGGAAGAG GTCGGTAACCAAGAAGCAGTGGATGTTGTGCTGCAGGCATGTTCTGCAAATACACATGTAATGAAGTCTACTCAAGAAATAGTACATTGCTGCGTAAATGACATTTCCATATCAAGATCGCCCCGATTTTCATTCGTCAGGTCGAGGAGGATATGCCAACATGCAAGCCATGAAAAGATGACAACCTACCTGAAACTCGGAGAAGGCGATTTGTGTTGTGAGAACACGAGTCCTCAATTTAAGTGCCCACGGGTTTCCACTGCGAAAGAAATGAACGCTAAGATGACCCCAGTGCCAAGCAATGGGGGGGATGAAGGCTGGATGGAGAAGCCAGTCTGTGGGGAACTTGTGAGGGCCTGTAAGGATCTTGCTAATCTGGCTGTGAGTAGGGGCAGTCTGGATGATATTACAGTGATGATAGTTGATTTAAGACATcattttaaagattaa
- the LOC142520520 gene encoding putative protein phosphatase 2C 14 isoform X2, producing MANDDSILMANVSHSRWGEIPTSALNSSSCVVSISDGGEGFGFPKGGGGSCSLKRKRPPKIEIPNVSREISADISECSSAQGQGDGAVCFSDTGVAVFSVKGKKKFMEDAHKIVSSLNDKKGFFGVYDGHGGSKAAEFVAENLHLKIFEMLENSSDKNAKLEAMKAGYLRTDEEFLKQDFSSGACCVTALIEGEEMVISNLGDCRAVLCRGGIAEVLTTDHTPAREDERQRIEDKGGYVVFHRGSWRVHGMLAVSRSIGDAHLKNWVVAEPDTKVVALSPDMEYLVLASDGLWEEACSANTHVMKSTQEIVHCCVNDISISRSPRFSFVRSRRICQHASHEKMTTYLKLGEGDLCCENTSPQFKCPRVSTAKEMNAKMTPVPSNGGDEGWMEKPVCGELVRACKDLANLAVSRGSLDDITVMIVDLRHHFKD from the exons ATGGCAAATGATGATTCAATCTTAATGGCGAACGTTTCACATTCAAGATGGGGTGAAATTCCCACCAGTGCTTTGAATTCTTCTTCTTGTGTGGTCTCTATTTCTGATGGAGGAGAGGGTTTTGGGTTTCCAAAAGGGGGTGGCGGTTCTTGTTCTTTGAAGAGAAAGAGACCCCCCAAGATTGAGATCCCTAATGTTTCTCGGGAAATTTCTGCTGATATTTCCGAGTGCAGCAGTGCTCAAGGGCAAGGAGATGGTGCTGTGTGCTTTAGTGATACCGGGGTTGCTGTTTTCTCAGTTAAGGGCAAGAAAAAGTTCATGGAAGATGCCCACAAGATTGTTTCTTCGTTAAATGATAAGAAG GGATTTTTCGGTGTGTATGATGGGCACGGGGGAAGCAAAGCTGCTGAATTTGTGGCGGAAAATTTGCATTTGAAGATTTTTGAAATGTTGGAGAATTCTTCTGACAAAAATGCGAAGTTAGAAGCTATGAAGGCAGGCTATTTGAGAACAGATGAAGAATTCTTGAAACAG GACTTCAGCAGCGGTGCATGTTGTGTCACTGCCCTGATTGAGGGAGAGGAGATGGTAATTTCAAACTTGGGAGACTGCCGAGCGGTTCTTTGCAGGGGCGGAATAGCAGAAGTTCTTACAACGGATCATACACCAGCACGAGAGGATGAACGTCAAAGAATAGAGGACAAG GGTGGATATGTAGTGTTCCATCGGGGTAGTTGGAGAGTCCATGGAATGCTTGCTGTTTCGAGAAGCATCGGGGATGCGCATTTGAAAAATTGGGTGGTGGCGGAGCCTGACACCAAGGTTGTAGCTTTGAGTCCAGACATGGAATATCTTGTTTTAGCATCTGATGGACTCTGGGAAGAG GCATGTTCTGCAAATACACATGTAATGAAGTCTACTCAAGAAATAGTACATTGCTGCGTAAATGACATTTCCATATCAAGATCGCCCCGATTTTCATTCGTCAGGTCGAGGAGGATATGCCAACATGCAAGCCATGAAAAGATGACAACCTACCTGAAACTCGGAGAAGGCGATTTGTGTTGTGAGAACACGAGTCCTCAATTTAAGTGCCCACGGGTTTCCACTGCGAAAGAAATGAACGCTAAGATGACCCCAGTGCCAAGCAATGGGGGGGATGAAGGCTGGATGGAGAAGCCAGTCTGTGGGGAACTTGTGAGGGCCTGTAAGGATCTTGCTAATCTGGCTGTGAGTAGGGGCAGTCTGGATGATATTACAGTGATGATAGTTGATTTAAGACATcattttaaagattaa
- the LOC142520518 gene encoding eukaryotic translation initiation factor 4B1-like, with translation MSKSPWGNIGAWAAEAEREEAEEREAAEKAAAQPGGGANFPCLKDAVSTKQKKKTKMTLQEFTMKSSYGTGSGPSRGLTHKEMLRLPTGPKERSAEEMQYGRLGGGFSNYGNRSGSVGSGPGIDRGRDYEGGRRSYGFEEENPRGRNQARVSDFNPLQQPSRADGVDSWASMKKSLPDYNSGATHSGGKYSSLGGNTGAGGSRADGVDSWASMKKPISLSQQQQSRSSSFGSGFSRPDSDRWTRNEAQRLVLEYPKDEAEVVAKANKPNPFGMARPREEVLAEKGLDWKKVDVDLEVKKQPNSAGGSRPTSSHSSRPQSSHSNISEVSASLLPGLAEGAVKQKPKVNPFGDAKPREVLLEEKGLDWKKIDLDLEHRSVDRPETEDEKNLKEEIELLANELQQKSGKDQTSLNEIILQKQQELDLLVRQLDDKVRYSQKAFERHGSGAGRGTGFHDRPPSRPGAPDAGAGFHDRPPSMREAHEEHRTGYPQRPHSRSGLHEDPRVSFTDRAPPSAGAYEDPRVGFSERPPSRPGAYEDPHSGFSDRPRSRPGVYEEPRVGIPDRSSFTPGPYQEQRAVDYGEGARSRGTVNSWGRPRDDRRATQGGGGRGFLGNRDVERSGSRW, from the exons ATGTCGAAATCGCCATGGGGGAATATCGGTGCCTGGGCCGCCGAGGCCGAGCGGGAGGAGGCGGAGGAGCGGGAGGCGGCGGAGAAGGCCGCGGCGCAGCCGGGCGGGGGCGCCAACTTCCCGTGCCTGAAGGATGCTGTGAGCACCAAGCAGAAGAAGAAGACCAAGATGACCTTGCAGGAGTTCACGATGAAGTCTAGCTACGGAACCGGCTCTGGTCCTAGCCGTGGATTGACTCATAAGGAAATGCTACGGCTCCCGACGGGGCCGAAGGAGCGCTCCGCGGAGGAAATGCAATACGGAAGATTGGGCGGGGGGTTTTCAAACTACGGGAACCGGTCTGGTTCTGTTGGATCTGGGCCGGGAATAGATCGTGGACGAGACTATGAGGGTGGGAGGAGATCTTATGGATTTGAGGAGGAGAATCCGAGGGGACGGAATCAAGCTAGGGTTTCGGATTTCAATCCACTGCAACAGCCCTCGCGAGCTGATGGGGTAGACAGTTGGGCTTCGATGAAAAAATCCCTGCCCGATTACAATTCGGGTGCGACTCATTCCGGAGGTAAGTACAGCTCTCTGGGCGGAAATACCGGTGCTGGAGGGTCACGCGCAGATGGGGTGGACAGCTGGGCGTCTATGAAGAAGCCCATTTCACTATCTCAGCAACAGCAATCTAGATCTTCAAGTTTTGGATCAGGCTTCTCGAGGCCCGATTCCGATCGTTGGACGCGGAATGAAGCGCAGAGGTTGGTCTTGGAATATCCGAAAGATGAGGCTGAGGTGGTGGCCAAAGCTAACAAACCAAACCCGTTTGGCATGGCAAGACCTAGGGAAGAGGTGTTGGCGGAGAAAGGATTGGACTGGAAGAAAGTGGATGTGGATTTGGAAGTGAAGAAGCAGCCGAATTCCGCTGGTGGAAGCAGGCCAACTAGTTCTCATTCGAGTAGGCCTCAAAGCTCGCATTCAAACATATCTGAAGTGTCGGCGTCGCTGTTGCCGGGATTGGCTGAAGGAGCGGTGAAGCAAAAACCAAAGGTGAACCCATTCGGGGATGCTAAACCCAGGGAAGTTTTGCTTGAGGAGAAAGGCTTGGATTGGAAGAAGATTGACCTTGACTTGGAGCATCGAAGTGTTGATAG GCCTGAAACtgaagatgaaaagaatttgaaGGAAGAAATTGAGCTGTTGGCTAACGAGTTGCAACAAAAATCTGGGAAAGATCAAACCAGTCTGAACGAAATCATACTTCAAAAGCAGCAGGAATTGGACCTTCTGGTTCGTCAATTGGATGACAAAGTTCGTTATAGTCAGAAAGCCTTTGAGAGGCATGGTTCTGGAGCTGGTAGAGGTACTGGATTTCATGATCGGCCTCCTTCTCGGCCTGGAGCACCTGATGCAGGAGCTGGTTTCCATGATCGACCTCCTTCAATGCGTGAAGCACATGAGGAACATAGAACTGGCTACCCTCAGAGACCTCATTCTCGGTCTGGCTTGCACGAGGATCCTAGAGTTAGCTTTACGGATAGAGCTCCACCGTCAGCAGGAGCATACGAAGACCCCAGAGTTGGATTTTCTGAGAGACCTCCTTCCCGGCCCGGAGCATATGAAGACCCTCATTCTGGATTTTCTGATAGACCCCGTTCCAGGCCTGGAGTCTATGAAGAACCTAGAGTTGGCATTCCAGACAGATCTTCCTTCACTCCTGGACCATATCAAGAGCAAAGAGCTGTTGACTATGGCGAGGGAGCTCGTTCACGTGGCACTGTAAATTCATGGGGAAGACCGAGGGATGACAGAAGGGCTACACAAGGTGGTGGTGGAAGAGGTTTTTTAGGCAACAGAGATGTGGAGAG GTCGGGATCAAGGTGGTGA